In a single window of the Coffea eugenioides isolate CCC68of chromosome 3, Ceug_1.0, whole genome shotgun sequence genome:
- the LOC113766146 gene encoding putative late blight resistance protein homolog R1B-14: MEMSSTCSIDRVLLDLELLLLNSSRDRYVLVDVRVAIKHMKFLKTFLMSARKWSQSNDLYLESDNVVKKVSLPSFLSCIEDTFHEYEEDIHSLSLRSETDKQEIENYTIGSYYSMFRKLVKQIKSLKREIIQIYFALASSRSLQSNSCMTDDELLEFIDLILQNLADMTNGCMDWKISESSISAALDAQVQALEAKLTFLKSFIPFANMRGTADIPALLLAHFEVVALNAARLSYMCSYWYDAEEMHNPQFYSMIYDQQQKIRAVDFHVYEIYKEVLRATRSSKSLHDRMMDKQILNNFNDSLISCLWELLCCSSSFVDSMKDEMRILYAGLRFLRSILRERQQKMDEENEKIGALLCDAGIIICSPSLNRVKEGEVSFSESTEALDCYDMLANTNVHIKHFKEQISGSSIIESIPSFHGLRAPEVSKTSSRMLSKGKMPIAHEVMVGLDDEAAKVIERLIWGPEQVEIVPIVGMAGLGKTTLAKKVYNDSSITYNFQIRLWCTVSQEFNMKSLLIQILCSNGKQSRMDEELKNLNEHELLHKLYQRLKTNRYLVVFDDVWDIKVWNELRISFPDDKKGSRIIFTSQSSNVASQVEYGGKPHYLRPLSEKESFELLQKKVFGKEDCPQALHGLGMEIAEKCRGLPLALVVVAGVLATIKHDICVWEEFAESLTSTTVSDAEQCKKSMELSYEHLPYHLKACLLYFAAFREDEKIGAKKLMCLWIAEGFVEIIEGKRSEDIAEEYLMDLIGRNLVMVSENRSIGGVKTCYIHDLIFEFCKGEAKEKKFLQVLRAYVELSTFNEPPNLPRLSICSRGRDFIESKLFCPYLGTLLFFGATPGYEFDLLNMSSLFCIYKHLNVLNLEGINLRLKELPTEVESLLCLRYLALTARHMKFIPPSVAKLSHLETFCLNSDATVSLPDSIWNMKKFRHIRVSFDCIIPFSSNENLSTLPNLDTLSTLRLCLDKEGENILRRIPNVRRLKIYNRVGQNTVCCNMSRLECLESLTLRSCIFFNLLEHVELSFPMNLKKLCLENLGLPCRKMSLIEQLPNLEVLKLRDQSTDRQNWELMEGGFPKLRVLTLEFANIVEWTETDPDSDDYFPCLQQLKLQRIFNLGMMPACLRSISTLETIEVSFCRGSVKFLVREIEEAQKNYGNENLKIIIID; this comes from the coding sequence ATGGAGATgtcctccacttgcagcatcgatCGTGTCTTACTTGATCTGGAGCTGCTGCTCCTGAACAGCTCCCGAGACCGGTATGTTCTTGTCGATGTTCGTGTTGCAATCAAACAcatgaaatttctcaaaacATTTCTTATGTCTGCAAGAAAGTGGAGCCAAAGCAATGATTTGTACTTGGAATCTGACAATGTTGTGAAGAAGGTGAGTCTTCCATCTTTCTTATCTTGCATCGAAGATACCTTTCACGAATATGAGGAGGATATTCACTCTCTTTCCCTTAGATCAGAAACGGATAAACAAGAAATTGAGAACTATACTATTGGTAGTTATTATAGCATGTTCAGGAAACTTGTGAAACAGATCAAATCACTGAAGcgagaaatcatccaaatttacTTTGCTTTGGCAAGCAGCAGGTCATTGCAATCAAATTCTTGTATGACAGATGATGAACTGTTGGAATTCATAGACCTCATCCTACAAAATCTAGCAGATATGACAAATGGCTGTATGGATTGGAAAATTAGTGAATCATCTATTTCTGCTGCTTTGgatgctcaagtccaagcccttgAAGCAAAGCTGACATTCTTGAAAAGCTTCATTCCCTTTGCCAATATGCGAGGAACTGCAGATATTCCTGCCTTGCTATTGGCGCACTTCGAAGTGGTGGCTTTGAACGCAGCACGCCTCTCTTACATGTGTTCTTATTGGTACGATGCTGAGGAAATGCACAATCCTCAGTTCTACTCCATGATATATGATCAACAACAGAAGATCAGAGCTGTCGATTTTCATGTCTACGAGATTTATAAGGAAGTTCTTAGAGCTACAAGATCCTCAAAATCATTGCATGATAGAATGATGGATAAGCAGATCTTGAACAACTTCAATGATTCTTTGATAAGTTGTCTCTGGGAGCTGTTATGCTGCAGCTCTAGCTTTGTGGATTCTATGAAAGATGAAATGCGAATACTCTATGCAGGACTGAGGTTCTTGAGAAGCATTTTAAGGGAGCGGCAGCAGAAGATGGATGAAGAAAACGAAAAAATTGGTGCTCTTCTTTGTGATGCAGGCATTATAATTTGCTCGCCTTCTCTAAACAGAGTGAAAGAAGGAGAAGTTAGCTTCTCAGAATCCACAGAGGCCCTTGACTGTTATGACATGCTGGCTAATACCAATGTCCATATCAAgcattttaaggagcagatcaGTGGCTCAAGCATTATTGAAAGTATTCCTTCCTTTCATGGCTTAAGAGCACCAGAAGTTAGCAAGACTTCCAGCCGCATGCTATCAAAAGGCAAAATGCCAATAGCCCATGAAGTCATGGTTGGTCTCGATGATGAGGCAGCAAAAGTAATTGAACGACTTATATGGGGACCAGAACAGGTGGAAATTGTTCCCATTGTGGGAATGGCTGGGCTTGGTAAAACAACTTTAGCCAAAAAGGTTTACAATGATAGTTCAATTACCTATAACTTCCAGATTCGTCTTTGGTGCACTGTTTCTCAAGAATTTAACATGAAAAGCTTGTTAATACAAATTTTGTGCTCTAATGGAAAACAGTCTAGGATGGATGAAGAGCTTAAAAACTTGAATGAACATGAATTGCTTCACAAGCTCTATCAAAGGCTAAAGACGAATCGGtatcttgttgtttttgatGATGTCTGGGACATTAAGGTATGGAATGAGCTGAGAATTTCATTCCCGGATGACAAGAAAGGAAGTAGAATCATCTTCACGAGTCAATCTTCTAATGTGGCTTCACAGGTTGAATATGGGGGGAAACCTCACTATCTTCGCCCGCTCAGTGAGAAAGAAAGTTTTGAATTACTGCAGAAGAAGGTATTTGGAAAAGAAGATTGTCCTCAAGCATTGCATGGGTTGGGAATGGAGATTGCCGAAAAGTGCAGGGGATTGCCACTTGCACTCGTTGTTGTAGCTGGAGTCCTAGCAACTATAAAGCATGATATTTGTGTTTGGGAAGAATTTGCTGAAAGTTTAACTTCAACCACGGTGTCTGATGCAGAACAATGCAAAAAGTCGATGGAGCTCAGTTATGAGCATTTACCATATCACTTGAAGGCATGCTTGCTGTATTTTGCTGCATTTCGAGAGGATGAAAAAATTGGTGCGAAGAAGTTGATGTGTCTCTGGATTGCAGAAGGGTTTGTGGAAATAATTGAAGGAAAGAGATCAGAGGATATTGCAGAAGAATATCTAATGGACCTAATTGGCCGAAACTTAGTTATGGTAAGTGAAAACAGATCCATTGGTGGAGTCAAAACTTGTTACATTCATGATTTGATATTTGAGTTCTGTAAGGGTGAggcgaaagaaaagaaatttcttcaggTCCTGCGAGCATATGTTGAGCTTTCTACCTTTAATGAGCCTCCCAACCTACCTCGGTTGTCCATTTGCTCCCGTGGACGAGATTTTATAGAGTCAAAGCTATTTTGTCCATATTTAGGTACTCTGCTATTCTTTGGTGCTACTCCAGGATATGAGTTTGACTTGCTTAATATGTCCTCCCTTTTTTGCATCTACAAACATCTTAACGTTTTGAATTTAGAGGGCATTAACCTAAGGCTGAAGGAGCTTCCAACTGAAGTCGAATCACTTCTTTGTTTGAGGTACTTAGCCCTTACTGCTCGGCACATGAAATTCATTCCACCATCTGTAGCCAAGCTCTCACATTTGGAAACCTTTTGTCTAAATTCTGATGCGACGGTTTCATTGCCAGATAGCATCTGGAACATGAAGAAGTTTAGGCATATACGTGTATCGTTCGATTGCATTATTCCTTTCTCTTCCAATGAAAACCTCTCCACTTTACCCAATTTAGACACTCTCTCTACTCTGCGTCTTTGTCTTGATAAAGAAGGAGAGAACATATTGAGAAGGATTCCCAACGTTCGCCGACTTAAAATTTACAATCGAGTGGGACAAAATACAGTGTGCTGCAACATGAGTCGACTAGAATGCCTAGAATCACTCACCTTGCGGAGCTGCATCTTCTTCAATTTGCTGGAACATGTGGAgctttcttttcctatgaatttgaagaagttgTGTCTTGAAAATCTGGGTCTTCCCTGTAGAAAAATGTCATTGATTGAACAACTACCCAATCTTGAAGTCCTCAAATTAAGAGACCAGTCAACGGACCGCCAAAACTGGGAGCTGATGGAAGGAGGATTTCCTAAACTCAGGGTCTTGACTTTGGAATTTGCAAATATTGTTGAGTGGACAGAGACAGACCCTGACAGTGATGATTACTTCCCGTGTCTTCAGCAATTAAAACTCCAAAgaatttttaatttgggaatGATGCCTGCTTGTTTAAGGAGTATATCAACTCTTGAAACAATTGAGGTGAGTTTTTGCAGAGGTAGTGTCAAATTTTTAGTACGGGAAATTGAAGAAGCACAGAAAAATTATGGAAATGAGAATCTGAAGATCATCATCATAGATTGA
- the LOC113766147 gene encoding putative late blight resistance protein homolog R1B-17: MDVASTCSVDRVFLDLKLLLDKLNVMLRPGKIGYADVGVTFLKIEAAYLNITFLKTFVMCARKWRHCNDLDLVSLPSFLSCIEDTVHKYEEDIHSLCLMLESDALGMRDVGDEVLFKFLKQIKSFKQAIIQVYFALASSRSLESNSCMPVDELMEFIDLILQNLADLTTTDLCIVEMDPQVGAQVQALESKLTFLKSFIPFAKLRGTVDIPALLLAHFEVVTLDAARLSYMCSCWDDEFCNPQFCSMIYEQQQKITPIDFQVYEIYMEVLRATRSSKSLHNRMMDKRILNNFNDSLIGCLWELLCCSSSFMDSMKDEMGILYAGLRFLRSILREQQEKMNEQNEKIGALICEAGIIICSPSLNRVKEGEVSFLESTEVLDCCDMLANTNTHLKHFKDQISGSSVIESLPSFHSLRAPEVSKTSTHMLSKGKMPIAHEVMVGLDDEAEKVIERLVSGSKQVEIVPIVGMAGLGKTTLAKKVYNDSSVIYNFHIRLWCIVSQAYNMKNVLLQILHSDGKHSRMDDEFQNLDEHALLQKLYQKLKGNRYLVVFDDVWDIEVWNELGISIPDDKKGSRIIFTSRSSNVASQVEYGGKPHNLRPLSEKESWELLQKKVFGKEDCPQALHGLGMEIAKKCKGLPLSIVVAAGVLATIEHDICVWEGFAESLSSTTVSDAEQCKKSMELSYEHLPYHLKACLLYFAAFREDEKICAKKLMCLWIAEGFVEIIEGKRSEDIAEEYLMDLIHRNLVMVSENRSIGGGKTCYIHDLILEFCKTVAKEKNFLQILRGYDELSIFNEPPNLHRLSICCSEEDFIKSKLFCPDLDTLLFFNATPGDKFGMLNISSFFCIYKRLKVLNLEDINLMLKELPAEVESLLCLRYLALRTAQPMEFIPPSIAKLSHLETFRLNSCTTVSLPDSIWNMKKLRHVHVQRNCIILLSSSDNVVENLSTLPNLDTLSNLCLYLDQEGENILRRIPNVHQLQIFNCGGRNRKNVID; the protein is encoded by the exons ATGGACGTGGCCTCCACTTGCAGCGTCGATCGTGTCTTCCTTGATCTAAAGTTGCTTTTGGACAAGCTCAATGTCATGTTACGACCAGGCAAAATTGGATATGCGGACGTGGGTGTAACATTTCTCAAAATTGAAGCTGCGTACCTGAATATAACATTTCTCAAAACATTTGTTATGTGTGCAAGAAAGTGGAGACACTGCAATGATCTGGACTTGGTGAGTCTTCCATCTTTTTTATCTTGCATTGAAGATACCGTTCACAAATATGAGGAGGACATTCACTCTCTTTGCCTTATGTTGGAATCTGATGCACTTGGCATGCGTGATGTTGGCGATGAAGtgctttttaaatttttgaaacagaTCAAATCATTTAAGCAAGCAATCATCCAAGTTTATTTTGCTTTGGCAAGCAGCAGATCATTGGAATCAAATTCTTGCATGCCAGTTGATGAACTAATGGAATTTATAGACCTCATTCTACAAAATCTAGCGGATTTAACAACTACCGATTTGTGTATTGTTGAAATGGATCCCCAAGTTggtgctcaagtccaagcccttgAATCAAAGCTAACATTCTTGAAAAGCTTCATTCCCTTTGCCAAATTGCGAGGAACTGTAGATATTCCTGCCTTGCTGTTGGCTCACTTTGAAGTGGTGACTTTGGACGCAGCACGCCTCTCTTACATGTGTTCTTGTTGGGATGATGAGTTCTGCAATCCTCAGTTCTGCTCCATGATATATGAGCAACAACAGAAAATCACACCTATTGATTTTCAAGTCTATGAGATTTATATGGAAGTTCTTAGAGCTACAAGATCCTCAAAATCATTGCATAATAGAATGATGGATAAGCGGATATTGAACAACTTCAATGATTCTCTTATAGGTTGTCTCTGGGAGCTGTTATGCTGCAGCTCTAGCTTTATGGATTCTATGAAAGATGAAATGGGAATACTCTATGCAGGACTGAGGTTTTTGAGAAGCATTTTAAGGGAGCAGCAGGAGAAGATGAATGAGCAAAACGAAAAAATTGGTGCTCTTATTTGTGAGGCAGGCATTATAATTTGCTCGCCTTCTCTAAACAGAGTGAAGGAAGGAGAAGTTAGCTTCCTAGAATCCACAGAGGTCCTTGACTGTTGTGATATGCTGGCTAATACCAACACCCATCTCAAGCATTTTAAGGATCAGATCAGTGGCTCAAGCGTTATTGAAAGTCTTCCTTCCTTTCACAGCTTAAGAGCACCAGAAGTTAGCAAGACTTCCACCCACATGCTATCAAAAGGTAAAATGCCAATAGCCCATGAAGTCATGGTTGGTCTTGATGATGAGGCAGAAAAAGTAATTGAACGACTTGTAAGCGGATCAAAACAGGTGGAAATTGTTCCCATTGTGGGAATGGCTGGGCTTGGTAAGACAACTTTAGCCAAAAAGGTTTACAATGATAGTTCAGTAATCTATAACTTCCACATTCGTCTTTGGTGTATAGTTTCTCAAGCCTATAACATGAAAAATGTGTTACTTCAAATTTTACACTCTGATGGCAAACATTCGAGGATGGATGATGAGTTTCAAAATCTGGATGAACATGCGTTGCTTCAAAAGCTCTACCAAAAGCTGAAGGGAAATCGGtatcttgttgtttttgatGATGTCTGGGACATTGAAGTATGGAATGAGCTGGGAATTTCAATCCCGGATGACAAGAAAGGAAGTAGAATCATCTTCACAAGTCGATCTTCTAATGTGGCTTCACAGGTTGAATATGGGGGGAAACCTCACAATCTTCGCCCACTCAGTGAGAAAGAAAGTTGGGAATTACTGCAGAAGAAGgtttttggaaaagaagattgTCCTCAAGCATTGCATGGATTGGGAATGGAGATCGCCAAAAAGTGCAAAGGATTGCCACTTTCAATTGTTGTTGCAGCTGGAGTCCTAGCAACTATAGAGCATGATATTTGTGTTTGGGAAGGATTTGCTGAAAGTTTAAGTTCAACCACGGTGTCTGATGCAGAACAATGCAAAAAGTCGATGGAGCTCAGTTATGAGCATTTACCATATCACTTGAAGGCATGCTTGCTGTATTTTGCTGCATTTCGAGAGGATGAAAAAATTTGTGCCAAGAAGTTGATGTGTCTCTGGATTGCAGAAGGGTTCGTGGAAATAATTGAAGGAAAGAGATCAGAGGATATTGCAGAAGAATATCTGATGGACCTAATTCATCGAAACTTAGTTATGGTAAGTGAAAACAGATCCATTGGTGGAGGCAAAACTTGTTACATTCACGATTTGATATTAGAGTTCTGTAAGACTGTGgcgaaagaaaaaaattttcttcagaTCCTGCGAGGATATGATGAGCTTTCTATCTTTAATGAGCCTCCCAACCTACATCGGTTGTCCATTTGCTGCAGTGAAGAAGATTTTATAAAGTCAAAACTATTTTGTCCAGATTTAGATACTCTGCTATTCTTCAATGCTACTCCAGGAGATAAGTTTGGGATGCTTAATATCTCCTCCTTTTTTTGCATCTACAAACGTCttaaagttttgaatttagAGGACATTAACCTAATGTTGAAGGAGCTTCCAGCTGAAGTCGAATCACTCCTTTGTTTGAGGTACTTAGCCCTTCGTACAGCTCAGCCCATGGAATTCATTCCACCATCTATAGCCAAGCTCTCACATTTGGAAACCTTCCGTCTAAATTCTTGCACGACGGTTTCATTGCCAGATAGCATCTGGAACATGAAGAAGTTGAGGCATGTACATGTACAGCGTAACTGCATTATTCTTCTCTCTTCCAGCGACAACGTTGTTGAAAACCTCTCCACTTTACCCAATTTAGACACACTCTCAAATCTGTGTCTTTATCTTGATCAAGAGGGAGAGAACATATTGAGAAGGATTCCCAACGTTCACCAACTTCAAATTTTCAATTGTGGGGGACGAAATAGA AAAAATGTCATTGATTGA
- the LOC113766149 gene encoding putative late blight resistance protein homolog R1B-12 — MDSMKDEMRILYAGLRFLRSILREQQEKMDEQNEKIGALLSEAGIIICSPSLNRAKEGEVSFSESTEALACYDMLANTNIRIKHFKDQINGSSIIESLPSFHSLRAPEVSKTSSHMLSKGKMPIAHEVIVGLDDEAAKVIERLIWGPKQVEIVPIVGMAGVGKTTLAKKVYNDSLVICNFHIRLWCTVSQEFNMKSLLIQILCSDGKQSRMDEELKNLNEHELLHKLYQRLKMKRYLVVFDDVWGFREWNEMRYSFPDDKNRSRILFTSRSSNVASQVQYGGEPHYLHPLNEKESFELLQKKVFGKEDCPQALHGLGMEIAKKCKGLPLALVVVAGVLATIEPDICVWEEFAESLTSTTLSDAEQCKKSLELSYEHLPYHLKACLLYFAAFREDEKIGAKKLMCLWIAEEFVEKIEGERSEDIAEEYLMDLIHRNLVMVSENRSIGGVKTCYIHDLILEFCKTEAKEKKFLQVLRGYDELSTFNEAPNLPRLSICSSGEDFVKSKLFCPDLNTLLFFNATPGFKFGLLNISFFCIYKHLNILNLEDINLMLKELTTEVESLLCLRYLALRTAQPMEFIPPSIAKLSHLETFRL; from the coding sequence ATGGATTCTATGAAAGATGAAATGCGAATACTCTATGCAGGACTGAGGTTCTTGAGAAGCATTTTAAGGGAGCAGCAGGAGAAGATGGATGAACAAAACGAAAAAATTGGTGCTCTTCTTAGTGAGGCAGGCATTATAATTTGCTCGCCTTCTCTAAACAGAGCGAAAGAAGGAGAAGTTAGCTTCTCAGAATCCACAGAAGCCCTTGCCTGTTATGATATGCTGGCTAATACCAACATTCGTATCAAGCATTTTAAGGATCAGATCAATGGCTCAAGCATTATTGAAAGTCTTCCTTCCTTTCACAGCTTAAGAGCACCAGAAGTTAGCAAGACTTCCAGCCACATGCTATCAAAAGGTAAAATGCCAATAGCCCATGAAGTCATAGTTGGTCTTGATGATGAGGCAGCAAAAGTAATTGAACGACTTATATGGGGACCAAAACAGGTGGAAATTGTTCCCATTGTGGGAATGGCTGGGGTTGGTAAGACAACTTTAGCcaaaaaagtttacaatgataGTTTAGTAATCTGTAACTTCCACATTCGTCTTTGGTGCACTGTTTCTCAAGAATTTAACATGAAAAGCTTGTTAATACAAATTTTGTGCTCAGATGGAAAACAGTCTAGGATGGATGAAGAGCTTAAAAACTTGAATGAACATGAATTGCTTCATAAGCTCTATCAAAGGCTGAAGATGAAGAGGtatcttgttgtttttgatGATGTCTGGGGCTTTAGGGAATGGAATGAGATGAGATATTCATTCCCAGATGACAAAAACAGAAGTAGAATCCTCTTTACGAGTCGATCTTCTAATGTAGCTTCACAGGTTCAATATGGTGGTGAACCTCACTATCTTCACCCACTCAATGAGAAAGAAAGTTTTGAATTACTGCAGAAGAAGgtttttggaaaagaagattgTCCTCAAGCATTGCATGGATTGGGAATGGAGATAGCCAAAAAGTGCAAGGGATTGCCACTTGCACTTGTTGTTGTAGCTGGAGTCCTAGCAACTATAGAGCCTGATATTTGTGTTTGGGAAGAATTTGCTGAAAGTTTAACTTCAACCACACTTTCTGATGCAGAACAATGCAAAAAGTCGTTGGAGCTCAGTTATGAGCATTTACCATATCACTTGAAGGCATGCTTGCTGTATTTTGCTGCATTTCGAGAGGATGAAAAAATTGGTGCCAAGAAGTTGATGTGTCTCTGGATTGCAGAAGAGTTTGTGGAAAAAATTGAAGGAGAGAGATCAGAGGATATTGCAGAAGAATATCTGATGGACCTAATTCATCGAAACTTAGTTATGGTAAGTGAAAACAGATCCATTGGTGGAGTCAAAACTTGTTACATTCACGATTTGATATTAGAGTTCTGTAAGACTGAggcgaaagaaaagaaatttcttcaggTCTTGCGAGGATATGATGAGCTTTCTACCTTTAATGAGGCTCCCAACCTACCTCGGTTGTCCATTTGCTCCAGTGGAGAAGATTTTGTGAAGTCAAAACTATTTTGTCCAGATCTAAATACTCTGCTATTCTTCAATGCTACTCCAGGATTTAAGTTTGGGCTGCTTAATATCTCCTTTTTTTGCATCTACAAACATCTTAATATTTTGAATTTAGAGGACATTAACCTAATGTTGAAGGAGCTAACAACTGAAGTCGAATCACTTCTTTGTTTGAGGTACTTAGCCCTTCGTACAGCTCAGCCCATGGAATTCATTCCACCATCTATAGCCAAGCTCTCACATTTGGAAACCTTCCGTCTATAG